From Aquarana catesbeiana isolate 2022-GZ linkage group LG05, ASM4218655v1, whole genome shotgun sequence:
ATGAATCAACTGAATTTGAACAACTGGGGAATCCGGTTTACTTATGATTGCAGTTTAACCAGTACATATCCATTTTTTGGACATAGAAatctacagctgtggccaaaagttttgagaatgacacaaatataaattttcacaaagtctgctgcttcagtgttgttatatctttttgtcagatgttactatggtatactgaagtataatgacaagcatttcataagtgtcgaAGGCTTTCATTgccaattacattaagtttatgcaaagagtcaatatttgcagcgttgacccttctttttcaagtccTCTGCAAttacatagttagtgaggttgaaaaaagacacaagtccatccagttcaacctgtgtgtttgcgtctatgtcagtattacattgtatatccctgtatgttgtgatcctTAAGGTACCCATCTAATAGTTATTTGAAACTATcgacgctccctgctgataccactgtttgtggaagagaattacacattcttactgctctgacagtaaagaaccctctacacagtttaaggttaaaccgcttctcttctaattttagtgaatgaccgtttgtctttttaaatttctttttacagAAACGTTTTTTCTCTATgctgggatcaccagtacggtatttgtacatcaatatcatatcccttctcatgcctctcctctccagagagaatacgttcaagtCTAGTAGTCTTTCTCCATttctgaggtcctccagtccctttatcagctttgttgctcttctctggactctcaccagcacatccttcctgaggactggtgcccagaactgtatgGCACCCACAAGATGTGGCCTGACTAAAGCcttgtagagttggagaattatCAATTTATCtcaagtaaattccctttttaatgcatgccaatattttgttggctttgctagccgcagcctggcattgcatgccattgctgagcctgtcatctactaggacccccaggtccttttccattctagattccccagaggttcccccccagcgagtaacttgcgttcatattcttggcacccaaatgcattaccttacatttttcattattaaacctcatttgccatgtagttgcccaccccataaatTTGCGTAGGAGTTCTTGCCCTGCTTAACtctgtattgtctgcaaatactgagattgagctgtttatcctatCCTCTAGATCGGTTATGAATAAATTaagcaggattggtcccagcacagctCCTTgtaggaccccactttccacaccagaccattccgagtactctccatttattaACACCCTTTGGacttttcaatccaggtactcaccctatggtctatgccgaCAGACCTCAGTTTCTACAGTAAagatttgtggggaactgtatcaaatgtctttgaaaaatccagatacaccatatccacaggccttcctttatctagatggtggctcacttcttcatagaaagttaaaagattggtctggcaagaacaattcttcatgagtCCATGCTAATTATTGCTAataatactgttttcattactgaaatcttgtatatagtcccttatcattccctccaatagcttgtagactattgatgttaggctaaatggCCTGTAGTTCACAGAGATATATCTCaggccttttttgaatattggtgccatgttggcttttctgcaatcagttgctaccattccagtcagtaaactgtccaaaaaaattaggaacaatggtctggttatcacttgactgagttccttaaccacttgccgaccagctcacacagatatactgaggCCGTGTAAAGATAGCGTGTGCGCGCACCTGTGGGttccgtggactcaatgtccgccggcaaccCACGATCgttgtgtacagaggcagaatgggaaactgtaaacaaggcaattccccgttctgccttatgacatgaaagagatcactgttcccgatcactgggaacagaagatctctggcaTGTCCctagcagcccatcccccctacagttagaacacacccagggaacacacttaaccccttgatcgcccactagtgttaaccccttccctgccagtgtcatttttacattgatcagtgcatttttatagcactgatcaatgtaataatgtcactggtccccaaaaagtctcacttggggtcagatttgtccactgcaatgtcgcagtcctgctaaaaaaacaataaaaaaataaataaaagtccctaaatctatcccgtagtttgtaggcgcgataacttttgcgcaaaccaatcaatatacgcctattgcaattttactttccaaaaatatgtagaagaatatatatcagcctaaactgatgaatacatttgtttttttatattttttttggatatgtattatagcagaaagtaaaaaaaaaaaaaaaaaaattttttttttttaaaatgttggcctcttattgtttatagcgcaaaaaattaaaaccccagaggtgatcaaataccaccaaaagaaagctcaatttgtgggtaaaaaaggacgtcaattttgtttgggtacagcatcaaatgaccgtgcaattgtcagttaaagcgacgcattgctgtatcgcaaaaaatggcctggtcattaagggggcaaatccttctggggctgaagtggttaaggaccctcaggtgcaagccatctggtcctggtgacttatttaagttaagtttttcaagtctatttctaattctgtcctctgttagccatgagggtgcgtCCTGTGACATGCTATTAAATTAACATTACCGTCCTGGTTACTGTATCCCTCCCGTTTCATTTGCGAAGACTGAAAAGAATATATTCAAGACTTTCACCATCTCTGTCTTTTGTAACCTTGCTGctattccaaactgtgatagaaggtccgcctccccctggttaggaggcctatagcatacaCCCAGTATTACTGTACTTTCCCCTTAGTTCCCTccttttgaagctctacccataaggattccacctcctctcttgctccattagtgatgtcgtccctcacattcacttgcatATCATttctgatatacaggcatacccctcccccttttttttatcctcCATATAtctgtgatatagggaatacccctgaatggttgccagccaatcatgagtgctgtcaaaccaagtctctgaaattcacacaaaattgaaatcctcctcgtacatcagcagctccagttctcccatcttATTAGCCAGACTTATAGCATTAGTGTACAAGCCTTGTAGTTTTGTCTGGTCACATACTATCTCCTTGTTAGTTGCTATGAGGCTGCAAATTGGATTTAATTTCAACTTgcttaccttgggtttaggtatTCTAATGACCCTACCACTAATACCCCAACACTATCCGCTAAACCTTGAAATCTTGttccacactggctatctctacatctggatttcccctcccccacctagtttaaaagcccctctaacttttcggccatcttctctcccagccgagctgcaccctccccacttaggtgcagtctgtccctccTAAAGAGCCGGTAACCAACTGCAAACTTGGCCagagttctccaggaacccaaacccctcctttctacaccagctcctcagcctcAGAGGTCCTTGCAGAGAGTGAGTGCTTCTCCCTAGATTGACACCTTGGAGTCGCTTACCCCTGGGACGCTATAGACCTCGCAGGATCTATATGTGGGAGCTCATCCATTCCTGCTGAGAAACATGGgagtccatctgtccctgcagagggctgtatctgcctgcGCATCTTGCTTAAAGGaggtccacctgttccggtaagggcATAAACCTCACTATTACCTGGATTCACCTGCAGCCTGGATGCCTACTTCACATACCCCTCTCCTCATATGTGGGTTAAGGTGGATGCAACTTGGGTGTGTGATCCTTCCTCACTGGACTTGCTTTTCTTGTATGTTCATGAATGGACTCTATCACATACCTCCCAAGGAGTTCATGAACTTCATTATTATTCACGGTCATTTTCTTGTGTTGtcacttttctttgttttttacagTCACACAAGTCTTATCACATATTTATGCCACTTTATTGTCAAAGTATTTATTTGTCACTTTATTGCAAGCGCCCTTACTTTATTCTCCTTAGTTAttacctcattgatatttgtggttttttgttgcagctgcatttttatttgttattttgctTTTTagcgccttttttttcttttattatttatgaattacagagctgacttcctgaaaattctatttgacttttctcttcaatggtaagaaattttacaaatgtaataactgttttgtGTAGGgttgtgtactaatgggggattttttttttggcaatcccagagttctgctttaaattaattTCTTGATCACAAATGTGACAAAAAAGATTGTAGAGAATCCTCATACCTTCACCTAAATGAATACTCAAAGGTTTGGATCACACCTAAACCGGACGCGGATCgcaacgctgtccgtccctgttctccatttcagggacgaatctttgcttgaattcggccctgaaacggaggcgaagacgcacagcgtttctgtgcagtgcactccgcagccaCCCCAGAGACATGTGAACAGACTCCATAGAGAGCTGTttatattctcctgctatgcgaaatgGATGCatggaaacctgcatccaattcacaaaggtgtgaacccagccttaagcagtgtttctcaactccagtccttaaggcgccccaacaggtcgttTTCAGGattgaaatggctgtggtaattactaaggcagtgaaactgatcaaaataatggatagcctgaaaccatgacctgttgaggcgccttgaggactggagttgagaaacactgctctaaagccCCGGTGCCCAACCAGCACCCCTTTGGTGTTTGAAGTGCAGCCcttgggcagtgtcagtagagggAGCACCGATTTGAAAAGGGTACCTAATTTTAGTCAAGTCTAGCACTTTAATGCAACCTATCCCtagcagtgatatgcaattagcggacctccagctgttgcaaaactacaagtcccatcacgcctctgggtgtcatgcttgtggctgtcagagttttgctatgcctcatgggacttgtagttccgcaacagctggaggtccactaattgcatatccctggtctatagtaTGACTTAAGTCTCTAACCACTGCACAAGAACAATCTCTGACCATTTTCTTGTGTAAGTCTTTAGTTTGTAAGTGTTCtggagcattacatacaataaATTCTATATGCAGCCCATTGGAGACATTTGAGGCCTCCTTTTACCTtgcaagttgacaaccactgctctaAATTCTCACAAAGGCTTCCATGTGAAGAAATGCAGTATTAATTGGCACCTATCCAATTTAATTAAAAATGGCCATTTGCTGATTAATGAATGACAATATAAAAGTGACCTAAAGGTTTCACCCTAAAGTACTGTATAACCAAATATCTGATATAGCAGAACATTGATAAACAGATCAATAGGGCATCACACAACTATGACAGAATGTTGGGATTCAGTGGTACTGTTCTTTATACATATGTATGCAGTCAGTATCCTCATTTCTGCTACTAATGGTCCATCTTCGTTAAGCACTACTCTCACACTTaagacccctttacattaatgtactATGTTAACACATTACTGCAAAGCACTATTATATTTGAACAGCACcacaaacactaccaaaaaaaaaaaaaaagtaaaaacaaaagctGGGAGATATGCACAAGGCTTACCGACgctccagctgcggctaacacacggtgctcatggatccctcaatagagacctcCCAGCTGTGCTTCTTtgacactgcacgtggaagctccTACCTGCTATAGCACTCTGTAAGTGCTCCAACATTgttcacgcaagtttttagtgttgttttatacctatatactgaataaattcctattCTGTTAAAAGGAGAGAGGGAAAGGCCATGCCAATCCTTTAGAGTTATACATGTACAATGGAATAAATGCAAACCCTTGCCCAAGTGTTTGCTACTGTATGGTCTCATGTTATTACAGCATGCACAATTTTTACAAAACATCTTCACTAGCCCAAACCAACTTTTAATATATGGCACACATAATTAaaagaagaatataaaaaaaaaaaaaaatttttacaggttttaTTACATGAATGAAgccaaataaaaaatatacataagaacaAAAAATACTAGAACTTGTTCATTAACACAACGGTGAAGTTTAAATCCTTGAGGTTGCCTGAGCCGGGAAGTCTAGCTGCCACTGAAAattaagagaaaaagaaaaaagtattaaaGCAATTTCACACAAAGCaaacaatacaaagaacaggatactttcttatacaagtacagcAGCCACATACCAGGAATATGAATTGCTGgggtaacactttaaataaaattttagttagcgtgttcaatactttttccttgcATCATTCCTCTttgttacacataacttaatttctgaacatattcatacagtatgtcacaaaagtgagtacatccctaagtgaaaatgtccaaattgggcacaattagccattttccctccccggtgtcatgttacgCAGTCTCAGGTGTTAAATCTCTctcagaattgttgctctatataaagatggcctaggctataagaagattgccaagaacctgaaactgagctgcagcacagtggtcaagaccatacagcggtttacaagGACAGgttccatggtcgaccaaaaagttgagtgcacatgctcagcgtcctatccagaggttgtctttgggaaacagacatatgagtgctgccagcattgctgcaggggttggtggggtcagcctgtcagtgttcagactttacgctgcacactgcatcaaattggtctgcatggatgtcttcccaggaggaagcctcttctaaagatgatgcacaagaaagcccacaaacagtttgctgaagacaagcagactgaggacatggattactggaaccatgtcctgtggtctgatgagaccaagatataaatgtatttggttcagatggtgtcaagtgtgtgcgtggcagcaaccaggtgaggagtacaaagacaagtgtgtcttgcctacagtcaagcatggtggtggtagtgtcatggtctggggctgcatgaggtctgccagcactggggagctacagtttgagggaaccatgaatgcccacatgtagtgtgacatactaaagcagcgcatgatcccctcccttcagagactgggcagcattccaacataactgcccccaaacacctccaagacaaccactgccttgctaaagaagctgagggtaaaggtgatggactggccaaccatgtctccagacctaaaccctattgagcatcagtgttaatttcgtagactaaaacattttagttgactaaatgattattattttagtctactaaaatacgaccaagactaaaatgggactaaaatgccattttagtcaaaagattaaaaactaaattgaaatttgacttcaaaattgaCACTGGTCcatagtgcatgttcatacctcaataccataataaataacatattagatttttcactccagcagtatataatgagtttggaaattgtagagaaatgttaactaatgcattacaatttaattacacccattagaagattttagtcgactaaaacgtaggacattttagtcgactaaaatgtacagatttagtcgactaaaacaattgcagaagactaaaactaaaatgccattttagtcctaagactaaaactaaatcgaaatttgctgccaaaattaactgTTGAGCAtcttcaaagggaaggtggaggaacatgagctctctaacatccaccagctctgtgatgtcatggaggagtggaagaggactccagtggcaacctatgaagctctggtgaactccatgcccaagaggattaaggcagtgctggaaaataatggtggccacaaaaaatattgacactttggggccaatttggacattttcacttagagttgTACTCTAAGTGTAgcaaagtcatttttttttgcagtgttgtcacatgcaaaggtataataaaatatttacaaaaatgtgaggggtatactcacttttgtgagatactgtatgtatgaatttttaccgacatgtggtgaaaatttcatgtcaatagcacctttagaaattgatttacctagaaaaatggtgacatgttgaATACTTATTTAACccgctgtatataccatagtttgtagtcattagaactttcacacaaaccaatatacacttattaaaaaaaaaataaaaagtaaaaaaaacgacatgtagcagaatacaattttgacctaaatgtatgaagaaatccTTCTTTGTggaataggttttatagcagaaagtaaaaaaattatcttcaaaatttggggtctttccatttatagaataaaaataataaacccagtagtgatcaaaccccaccaaaagaaatttccatttaaaaaaaaaaaaaatatacacaaatgtcatttgggtacagagttacatggccgtgcaattaccagttaatgtAGCATAgtgctaaatagaaaaaaaaaaaaaaaaaaaacctggtcacgaagggggtacaaccttccagaactgaagtggttaaatgaacagCTTTCCATCCAGGCTCAGATCATACAGTTACACATTTCCATTATTACAGACCAGGACATATACAGAATGTGTTGGCGATCATTTTGTTTGTGGCAGAAAATTCCAATCCTAATAAAATTATTTGATTTACACTTACACTATAATATTATTGATGGGGATGTGAATTAGTTTTACAAAGAATCCAATAAATCCCATAATTGCAAAACCAATTGCAGTTGCCATTGCGATCTTCTGGAATTCtgcaaataaaattaaacatgatTAGCCACATCATATATGATTAGCACCTTTgtccaattttcctttagatttaccaaagcaaATCTGGACTGAGTCCTTCCTAAGGTACTTTTTAAACGTGGatgttcagcctaaaactaaaatatGTAAATCTAAAGACTAACCTATATAGCCCtataaagcaaaaattgctatacatacGTTTTCTAAAGCCGATCTCGTATCCAGTGACATATGCTGAGTGCAGGAGACAGTCGACAAATGGCTGGGAATttacatcacccatagagttactgtGGCTTCCGTTGTCCGTTGCCTCTTCTGCATACTCCTACACACTGAAGCCCCGATGATAGCTCAGTGTGGGACCGAAGCAGCTTCAGAAAAAAGGTATGCATTTTTGCTTCAGAGGGCTAGTTAGGTTAGTCTTAGAGATTGTGGATGCAAGTAgatagagattttagttttagtctgaacttccactttaattcctattttttcctccctctctccttcccgtGTGTGGGGAAAAGATTGGCTAAATCAGAGATAATGTGGTATGACAACAGTACTGGAGTCTTAGGGCCCCccccttgtgaaaaaaaaaaaaaattagaaaataagacACCCCACTAAACTActagtgtgcatggacacgtagGATAACACCATTTAGCTTTTAGGAACTTAAAAACCACTAGACTGCATGGAGCCTAATACTACATGAAACTATGTACCATTGTCTGACcagaaataagaaataaaaaatgactTAAAGGCTCAACCTAAGCAAATTAAATTCGCAGATCAAGGTACAAAATTAAGAAGCACCTGCTTGTGGTTAGCCAAATGCTCACAAATCAGAAAAATTCTCTGATTAGGATCTGTGGTGAGTTCCTCTGAATTGGTTtagcatataagaaaaaaaaaaaacaggaattaaGGAAACAATTCCAAAAAGCAATTCTCCAGAGAGAAAGAGgcaatttatcaaaaaaaaaaaaaaatataaaagtttaatTATGCAAATACATTTAACACTAATCAAAAACAAACAATACcaccaacaattcattaaaattTGACAACGTTGTCTGCATACTCAGATGGCCACCATACACACACACGTTGATAACTTTAAGTAATGAAAATCACAATTGTTTCCTGGGGGAGAAGTAGTAatattcctccaggaaacacaaGTACTGGTAAATAGTCAAACTGGAGCAAAGGCAAAGATCCGAACGTGTGTAGCCACAATATTGCATGCAAGTAGGTGCTAGTAAATGCAGTAAGTCGGTTGAAATTGCATAGACAGATTGTGATTGACTTTGAGCATAGGACCGGGGCCAGTCACTGAGTTGCAGTGTGGATGGATAGTGTACATGAAGGAAGGGTCTATTTATGAGCTAAAGTTGCACGGCAGTTTGTGCAGTCTAAAGAACATCTATGCTGGCGGGTAGGTATGTGTCTAGAGTGCAGgcgagtatgtatgtatgtatatacaaacCTCCCGGTCGGGAGGTGTAAAACAGGAGACCTCACCGCTTTCCTGACAGCCCCCACAGCCTCTGCACCGGTGAGCAAGCTGATTCTGCGTTTCCTAACTGCCGTGAGCTCTAAGGCTGGCTTCCGTCTATTTCCACGGTTCATTCCATTGAGTGCAAGCAGGAATATTGATGTCCCTCAGAGAGCAACAAGGCAGCCACAGCCGTCCTTAGATTCTGGGGCTTTCCAGTTGCACTCACGGAAAACTGATGGCATCGGCGCCTGGTTACCCAGGTGTCCGCATAACTAATTAACAATGATACATCAGCGAGTCAGGCTGGGAGTGCAGGGATCCCAATAGACCCACAGAGGGAAAGGAAAACGAAGTCaagtaaataaaaatagaaataaaaaataaacaaacaatgaaggaaataagaaaaaaataataaagaatacaataaaaAGGAAAATAGAAACAAAAATTAAATGAGACTGAAAAGAAGACATAGACAACCATTGCTTAATAACCAGGCTACTACGGTGTAAGAAATACAGAAAGATTGCACTCATGATTTAACCCCCTCGGTTGCATGCTGTTTAAATTGTATATCCATATTTTCTCCTTTTGACATAAAATCCTATCAAAATCACCCCTTCTAAAAGGTGTTAATTCAACCTGTAGATACCCTTAAAGAGGAGTCCAGTGGGGTCACCATCATGAAATTTGATGAAGTGCAGTGCCAAGGGGCATTCATCGTCCTTGTTAACAATGCTTTGGACGTGTTCACTGACTCTGATTTTGACGTCGTAATTCTTGTTCACCGATGCAGAGGCTGTGGGGGCTGTCGGGAAAGAGGTGAGGTCCCCAGTTTTACACCTCCCGACCGGGAGatttgtacatacatacatacatacatactcacctGCACCCTAGACACATACCTACCCGCCAGCAAAGGTGTTCTTTAGCCTGCACAAACTGCCGTGCAACTTTGGCTCAAGAACAGACACTTCCTTCATGTACACCATCCATCCACACTGCAACTCTCTGTGACTGGCCCCGGTCCTATGCTCAAAGTCAATCACGGTCTATGCAATTTCAACCGACTTACTGCATTTACTAGCAACTACTTGCATGCAATATTGTGGCTACACACGTTTAGAGCTTTGCCTTTGCTCTTGTTTGACTATTTACCAGTACTTGCGTTTCCTGGAGGAATATTACTTCTCCCCCAGGAAACAATTGTGATTTTAATTACTTAAAGTTATCAACGGGGGGTGTATGGatgtgtgtggtggccatctgagtatgcagacaacgttgtctaattttaatgaatTGTTGATGGTATTGTTTATTTTTGATTAGTGTTAAATGTATTTGCATAattaaactttatatattttttgctaaattgcCTGTTTCTCTGAAGAATTGCTTTTTGGAATGGTTTCCTTAATTCCTGTTTTTTCTTATATGTACCATTGTCTGGTGTCTAATCACAGCATAAACAGGATTTACCAGTTAGcagtcctctcctcacgctgacagcaagtGGCAATTCACACAGgcgacatctacactgataattggggcactgattatcagtgtcctaatGATCAGTGCAGCCAACAgtgcagtgaaggagaaaaaacaaGTTATATAGTTACTAAGTtttattacagaaactaagaaaaacctttcaaaattttcagtttattttattttgtttgttcagcaaaaatgtaaaacccagtggtaagtaaacaccaccaaaagaaagcacagtctcaaaaaaatgaaaaaaaaaaaaaaattatattgaataaaAAGCTCCTAGAAGTTGACAAAAGCCTTATGAGCGTTTTTATCAAGCATTTTTGAGCTGGTATGCATGGAGCCCAAGACTCGTGCTGTCGTTAAACCAAGTTATCTCTGATACAAACAGAACTgaagtggaagttcagcctaaaactaaggattgcatgaccacgcaatagccattcaaagtgcgacagcactgaaagctgatctGGGCAGaacgggggtgaaagtgcccagtaggcaagtggttaacgagGACCTCCAGGCTGCCCCCCAGAAAAACTAAGTCAGCAaccacaaatactgtagttgctggcTTAATAGAAGGACACTTGCCTGCCCCTGGAACCAATGATGTCCTCATCCAAACCGATTCTTCAACTGGCTTCTGGTGCaggcatctctagtaagggaaacagaaaatgaagccttgcggcatcacagcctgtttcctactgcccaTGCGTGAGTTGCACTGTGTCTTGTGAATG
This genomic window contains:
- the SEC61G gene encoding protein transport protein Sec61 subunit gamma, whose translation is MDQVMQFVEPSRQFVKDSIRLVKRCTKPDRKEFQKIAMATAIGFAIMGFIGFFVKLIHIPINNIIVGS